The following DNA comes from Salvia splendens isolate huo1 chromosome 17, SspV2, whole genome shotgun sequence.
TCTCACCAATATTGTTGCAGGATCCTCCATAGCTGAGTGTCGTGCAATCCGCATAATTACAAGCAAGCTTGAAGTGGCTGGCCACGGTGGAAAGATCCCGGTTAGGATTTGCAACACACCATCTGGACGGAAGATACTTAACCTCTTTTGCGTTTTTCAAATATCCATTGCCAAGATTCAGTCGGTACTTGGCCTGTCCATCAAAGGAGAATATGCCCCAATGCCTCTCAAAGTTCCCGGGCAGGGTACTCTTGGCCCCCTCATCGAGAAGACTGAAAAGGTAGACGTCCATAGGCGGGACACCTGGCCTTAGAGGAGTTCCCTTATTTGACAAAACATTCTTAACAAGTCCCTGGTTGAAAACCCTCGCTGCAGTGAGATTTGCCCCGGATGCACCATCTGTCGGCCAACCCACCTCCCCTATAACAATCGGCATCTGAGGATACCCTAGTTTGCTTAGAGCTGAAACTAATGTGTCGAAATTACCATCAAACGCACTGTAGTAGGTATTTGGTCCATCCACCACAGGATGCGTAGTGCCCTCAAAGAATGCATAATCTTGAGGAAAATCAGAGTTCCCATACATGCTTAGGAAGGGATATATATTCACTATGAAAGGCGAACCGTTAGAGTTGAGGAAAGAAACAATCTGCGTCATGATTTGTGTGAGCTCGGCTCGAAAGGCTCCTTGTGATGGCAGATTAGATACATAGGCATCAGCATTGCACGGGACAACCAACTTCACTGTGCCTCCAAGATTTGCTTTAGCCAGAGACTGCTGTAAATTCACCATAGTAGGCACCACATACGATTGGAATTGACCAGAGTAACTAGTCAGGAACGGCTCGTTTCCCACTGCAACGTACCTGCAACCGCTCTCAAGATTCAGCAGTGTCCACAAAGAGTATAGAGGTAAAGCATCAATCTTGTTAAGTTCTAAACCCCAAATCAAGCAACagagtaaataaaattatacagtGTCACCAAATAATTCTACTTTCATCATTTGTAGCCAAATTTAGCTGCAAATGTGATATGACAAAAAGCTCAcactgaaaataaaaagtacttttttttaaaaaggccAAACAAAATAATATCTTTACAAGTTAAGATACAGAACCTCAATTGGAGAAACCATCAAATGCAACACAATCACATAAACTAACAAATAATCAAAGATTAAGACTGATAAGCACCTTTCCACAAAGTAAGtgagtgtgtgtgagagagagagagagagagagagtacttgATATCAACACCGCCTTTAACAACATATTTGGAGACATTTTGAGCAACCCACAAATCACAAGCAGAGGCAGAGGAGCTGAGGAGAGCCAGCATTTCGTTAGGGATCCCAACCATGACTTGGATCCCAGAGCCCATCAACGCCTTGAGGGAGTCTGGGTCGGCATCAAAGAGcttcactttttcaatcttATTGTCCTTCAAAAGATCCACCACATTCTTAGGCGAGAGGCGGTGGAGAGAAATCGTGCCCCAGTTCACCCCTATCGCCGATTCAgccacctccaccgccgctGACAAACTCAGCACAAGGACTAGGATTTTGCTATAAAAATGgagtttttccattttcagaaaaTCTGGGTTACTTCACTTCACATTTAAGGCAGTGGTTGGCCTCTTGAGATGAGTCGGCAGTGAAGAACTGAGTATAAAGTTCGAAACTTTTGAAACTTTAAATCGCTACTACTAAGGAAAGCGTCAATTTCAAGATTAATTAGGGAGTCGGATTTTTTGaccttttatattttttttattttttttaagtaattatGCATCcacacaccacaccacacctcACCAAAAATATAGAGTAATTATATTATCACTAATTATCTGGCTTATGTTTCACTCTATaatgaaatactactattatatttttatagtatttggTAAAATTAATATCTTTGGATTAGGGGCAGAAGCGTAATGATTTTATGTTAGCAAAATTATCTTTATAGAGTGTATGAAAATTTCTTTTTAAgcaatttaaattttgttagagttctcataaaataattaagttaagAAGATTATGCCAAGattaaaatattgatttttataataattttgtgATTGTATGCCAAAAAGGAAGGAATTGTATGAAACCATATGTTCAAATTACACAATTAacctttttattaaaatttaatatttttaatttgttaattaaacAAGTAAATTTCAAAATCTTATGGCccatattaattttatgttaGTATTATATAAAACCGTACTTACATAGTACTCCTCAAGATTAGTTTTTTACCTATTGTTACAAGTCAAGAAGAgttatcaataaatttttttattataatgacGAAATTACCCCCATATCGGCCAACTGTTTCTCCACTTTAGCCCAAAAAAGAGGTCGGCTTAATTTTAATAAGATTATCGCtttgtttatcattttataagatTATCGCTTTGTTTATTATTCTATTAGAAGAATTATTGATGTAGATTGCAGTGATTTAGGGAGTGACATGTTACAACAATCTTTTCCACCTCCACGTCTCTTCTTTTTGTCCTATTCTATTTATGCAAATTAAGGCATgttacatttttattattttatgttaaGGAATGTAATTAGCAGCTGAAAAGCAACAATAAAAATTGGATAAACAAAGTGATTAGTGCGTAGTTCGCTGCTATACATGAATTATTATTGAAGTGGAGCTTACATTGAGTCGTTTCTTTAATgtgattaaaaatatttaataacaATCGAGACTTTTGTTCATAAAGTTAATAATAAGATGTAATAGaaaattttcttaattaataaCAATTCACGATTTCATTCGCATGGAAATCTTTGAGATATTGTAATAGCAAAAAGTTTGACGcaacaaaattaatattagaAGTGCGTTTAACAAAATTTCGACTATAAATGAATCATGATGAATCTAATAAGTTTAAACAACTTTTAAAAGTTTAGAAACGAATATACCCCTTTTCTCGGTCGACAAATGTAAAGGAAGAGTAAGGGATTAGATAATAGCCGGTTATTAATTACATATGGGAGAAATTAGTATTATAATTCATTTtcccaaaaaaggaaatattaatatactcccttcatattcaaaaaatagaaacatttgaaagaGTACGCGTTTTAATGCACTattgataaagtaagtgagaagaattggtaaagtacgagagaggaaaagaaaaatgagtaaagtaagagatgagaAGAGAAAATGTAGTGAAAGTAgggttagtggattgtggggtccatgtcctaaaatagaaatattctaaagtttctatttttaaggaacgacccaaaatggaaatagttgctatttttgtAAAACGGAGGGAGTGATATACTATTCCATTCGTTGACTATTAAGTGACATAATTGATTTgactcaattttaaaaaatataataaaaaatgagttgGAAAGATTAATGAAATGTGAAACATACTTTTCTATATTAATTTGtaataaatgtgagttaaaTAAGTTAATAGAATACcaggtccattaccaaaaataacaaaaagtaAATGAGACACTTAACTATAAATAGATGGAAAAGAAAACTtgagacatttaatcatggacggaggaagtactatttCAGTGAACAAAGGATGAGATCTAGGCATCTAGTATCCAAGATTAGTAAAGTACGAACATATGTAAACGGTAAACGAAGGAATTACATAGGTGGAACTCAAATATTCAGAGAATTAATGGCTCAATGTTGCAGAGAAATAGACCACACACGAACCTTTTTTATCGAAGATCTCAAGGGCAGACTGAAAGACACTAAAAAAAAGCAACATTAAACCCTAAACCGCACCGACTACAACACCACGAAGGAACCTCACAAGAAACACTCTAGAACTCACATATCGGACTAGATCTCCTCTGGCTTTGCAAACCAGAACTTAGGGTATAGGTGTTGACACTCGCAAGAAAACCCAGAATGTAATCTTCGCTAGGAGATCCCAAGATCAACTTGCACAGAAAATTGAAGGAATCACAAAGAGAGAAATGCCTAAAGAAACACataattagagagaatgagctAGTGTGAATCGAATAATCAGTGATGAAGAATGACGATATCCAGGATAAGGGTGACTAATCAATTCCATCTCAATCAGACGGTAGAGAGGTGCGATCCGCGTGGTGGTCAATTGGacctaggcatgcacacggttcataAATCGCCGGTTCTGGTTCGGAATCGGCGGTTCAGGGTTCAACATtttcatgaacctgaaccggccagCCAAGGTTCCGGCGATTCCAGTTCCAGTTCGGACGGCggttcagaaccgccggttccgggccggttcggcggttcgtaatttttttttgcattttattatttatttatctatgaaatgtgcgtaaataaaattaaaaaattcacgatgaaaattgcaattttattgaaattacaagttacaacaattacaaatcacaaaaaacttgaagtcttaaacaaaaaatttaaatacaacgagactactagtctacaacgaagctaattacaaattacaaaaaagacttgaagttcggaacaataaatttataagtatatatactcttagtcggcgaaggaggtgtttctacataactaaattgaggacacatttagcaattcaaccttaaatgttgagtttagtctaacaatcaacagttatagtagaattgtcaaaagtttcccggatttagccttatagagaaatctactccaccgactagagtatatacaaatacaattatttaattgtgttttcatatttttaaagtagaaacaaatgaataaaaataaattaaggaaaaaagacatgagcacaacttaaatttaaaatttaagttgaggtgtctacgtatccccaatgctcatttgcattagggaatcaaagcccacatagttctcttaccttacttacctatttggcttggtcggtggttgacggttggcctacgattcatccccggtgaaatcttcttgtgattcctcctgacgatcatcccaatcattttcttgttctctgacgtcagctttggcccaatcatcaagtaacatcacgacttccatatttttcgtggagagcttacttcttgattcatccaacacatatgatccaacactgaaagcggactcgacggcgccAGTGGAAGCCAGAACCGAAAatatctccttggccattgacgcaagtatgagaaAATCATTCTCGTGTGTTctccaccaatcgaggacgtcgatttgggcgggaggagtaagaccttcatcaccaaaggaaaagagtgaatcgaaatataaatctaactcacttaccatacctgaggtcgaccttccgccggtgttgtagctgtataggtcggctaattgggattgcgcgtcggggtcatcataatcagtttgaaatgcaaagccaaaATTGTGTTGTTGAGCgtaggtcttctgacttggtggatactgttatacttggtttcatattcggtgtagagagcacgcaagttaaactcgaaggtttgttggacaaTTGACCGGTCCgagaggtttatttgaaatgtttcggttaggtttactccccattggtcattggtatccgcttgcaatgcttgaagtggaccaagatcaatagaactcaaattgttataataaaaatctaaaatcctggAGGTACcagctaatttccattttggatccaagacctttgcaatcaaaaatactgttggaatctcactgaagacatttgtcaatcatataatataaaacacacatcaattcaggagaagagtaagcatttttcatcgcagttttaaaaccaagtgatatatacatgcaatgctctaaaacacgaacagcagtgcaataataacacccgataattccgtatttttaaaatatttgaacaatttaaataaactcacgcgatgatcccaacaactatgcgacagata
Coding sequences within:
- the LOC121775301 gene encoding glucan endo-1,3-beta-glucosidase 6-like, which produces MEKLHFYSKILVLVLSLSAAVEVAESAIGVNWGTISLHRLSPKNVVDLLKDNKIEKVKLFDADPDSLKALMGSGIQVMVGIPNEMLALLSSSASACDLWVAQNVSKYVVKGGVDIKYVAVGNEPFLTSYSGQFQSYVVPTMVNLQQSLAKANLGGTVKLVVPCNADAYVSNLPSQGAFRAELTQIMTQIVSFLNSNGSPFIVNIYPFLSMYGNSDFPQDYAFFEGTTHPVVDGPNTYYSAFDGNFDTLVSALSKLGYPQMPIVIGEVGWPTDGASGANLTAARVFNQGLVKNVLSNKGTPLRPGVPPMDVYLFSLLDEGAKSTLPGNFERHWGIFSFDGQAKYRLNLGNGYLKNAKEVKYLPSRWCVANPNRDLSTVASHFKLACNYADCTTLSYGGSCNNIGEKGNISYAFNSYYQVQKQNPRSCEFDGIGMITMLDPSIGDCRFLVGVTDEKSLGFRSDSGWCVILLVACWVLRVIFM